A region of the Passer domesticus isolate bPasDom1 chromosome Z, bPasDom1.hap1, whole genome shotgun sequence genome:
agcagcttctctctgggacactccttgtgctccagggcagccgggctgtcccagctgcccaggacccggcgctgcgtgggctctgcagagctgcacagcggggaggcagcttcgggcacctcagcccctggccaggagtggcttcttGCTCTGGAGGGCTCCCTGGGGGCAAATGCAGActgctggccttctgctcttggccctagcctggccttgcagggctaatCCTGTTCCCTGTGTCACAAAAGTTCCCAGACTGAAATTTGTGCTCCAACATGACAGCCCCAAAGTCTGTGGCGtgtcaggaagctcaggaatgaacctgcagggcttggaaaagctgtgcgtcccccagagcacaagcagttctccaacaagacttcaaggctgagggacaaagcttcccccttcagctctccacagcagctctaggGAGTCTCTCTCCATTGTGAAATCTCCTTTGTCAGTCTACAGTgacaagagctggctgcaggaggcatttgcattggaactctccccagatggggggaagaagaggggattcctgaggaaagaaaaaggcaacacTGTTTGGGAAAACACCAGCATGAGTTCACTACAACTCCAGGCCAGAAATCCCTTGAATAAAGCAGCATCCATCCATGGGGCAGCACTTTAGCTTTGAAATCAATCTGACAaacctgctgccccttcctgctgctgtagctgactcTAAAGCACGAGAAATGTGCCAACTCTGCCAAAGACAGGCAGACATGGTGAGATAAAAAGAGCcagtctgctgaaaaggagaccaaatgaatgttttctaatgcccccttctcatcctttccccagccaagccagagcaatgtccttcctctctgtcaccgatggtgacccaggcacgggatgcacagtggggacagagcccgcaactgctcccagtgccttcGCCACGGGCTTCCATTGCCCTGAAATGCCGTGCCGGGCGCTGCCCttccgtgccgtgccgtgcggagcccggccagcgccgggagccgccccgcccgcgctgtgcccgcggccccggctctgccgcgctcgtccccgccaagtccggcccgcgccggggccgcgctgggcGCGAGCGCAGCGCCCCCCTCCGGCCGCGCGCCGCCGGCGCAGCCGCGGCCGTTGCGCCGCGGGCGTTGCGGCCACAGGCGGCGATCGGAGCCATGGcggagctgccgctgcccgccgggctcagcgccagcgccttccccgccaagctgtggcgcctggtgaacagcccccgcgtccgctccgtgcgctgggacagccgcgcccaggggctgctcgtcGACCGCTCGCTCTTCGagcgggagctgctcagcccggGCGACGCCCACGGGGGCGGCGAGGGGGTGGGGCCGACGCCGGACTCCTTCCAAGCCACGCACTTCGGTAGTTTCGTGCGGCAGCTCAACCTCTACGGCTTCCACAAGGTGCCCAGCCGGGTTGGCTCATCTGAGCCCGGCGATGCCGGGGGCTGGCTCCACTTCAGGAACCCCAGCTTTCGCCGCGACCGCCCCGACCTCCTGCTCCATATCAAGCGCCTGACCAGGGCCAACAGGCAGCggctggcagcggggctggAGGTGCGCAGCCGCCAGCCCAGCCGCTTCCAGCAGCTCCGCACGGAGCGGCCGCTGGCGTCCTTCCCCGCCGGGCAGCCGCCCAGAGCCGGTGAGAAAGAGTGGGAGCTGTGGGCGCGgaggctggcgtgggctgtggccgtgggccctgcccgtgctggggctgctcagcgcagctgccccggctggcacaggggctgtccttgggcaaggcagctgtgccggcagggcccgggcgctgtgccggctctgccgggctgccggggctgcgggacggtcccgccgcggctgcgctcaccacagcccggcccgctcggctgcaGCTGGCCCAGCCGTGCGCCGTGGCTGGCGCTGCTCCTTGCCTggcccagagccctgtcccGGTCAAGCGCAGCTGGAGggagcctcctgtccctgtagagcagaggagaaagcaccGGGCAGTTGGGTTTCTGGCAGTTGCCTTctgccaaggagcagcagtgggacagTTTTCCCAGACAGTTGAACGAATAGGGCAGAGCTAATTAGACAAGGAATTGTTAGTTGAATAGCCCCAGAACATGTGgggaattttttctttctcacccTGTTTGGGAGGATGGGAGCTTTTGTCTTTCCTGATAGAAGTACAGTTGCTGCCAAAGGAAACACACCCAAAGACCAATAGTGACGCGGCCTTCtctttgcttcctttcttcttccctcactGCTACACAGTGCTCTCATACCAGgacctcactgctgcctcacCTGAGGGTTTACAGCTGCCTCCAGGCCCTTCCAGGCTAAGCGCAGGTGCTCAGGAGTCTGACTTTTTCCTGACATCTCCCAAGAAAGTCTTTGCCTCATCTGGACTTCTTGGGGTTTCATCAGAGGAACCAGGCACCAGCAAATTTCATCTCAAGCGTGAGCTCATCATTCCGCTGGTTCCCATAGACTGCAGATGCCGCCCTGAGCTCACCGTTTCTCTGCGTCCCATAGACCATCACAGCCCTTCCATGGCCTCtccagagggaagcagctgcacaTCTTCAGAGCAGTATTTGCCAGCCTGCAGTTCATCAGGTAGGGAAAGAGTTTCTACCCTTGCTTTCCAAGCAGGTCCTGGTTAGTGACCCTTTAAGGAGTTTTCCTGCAGTGCTCTATCATGGGTAGATCTCAAGCGAGAATCGGGTAGAAAGTGTCAAGTCGCCTAGGAAGAGGGATCTTGAAAACAGAAGGATTTTCTGCCAGCTTTTCCTGTCCTTGCTGCAGATTTGGAGGGTGTTCTGGGCATTTTCCAGACAGCCCTTCTGTAGGGGTACAAGGGCAAGGCAAAAGATATTGCCTAACAAGTCATCAGTGTTAGGTGCACTCCCCTCTTTCTTTGAATGAAGCCAGACTAGGATGGTGAGGGGATATTGCAGAGGTTTAAGACTGTCTGCCCTGAAAATCAAGCCAAACCACCGAaatgagctctgcctgccccagaaGAGTTGGAGCTGCAGAATACAGCCTCACCCACAAGGCTGGTTTTAGAAAAAACTCACAGTTTAATTTCAGCATGTGTGTCTGAAGATCTGGGCTCTTCCTGGGTGAATCCACTTTCTGTGGTCTTTTGTGATGAG
Encoded here:
- the LOC135291030 gene encoding uncharacterized protein LOC135291030; this encodes MAELPLPAGLSASAFPAKLWRLVNSPRVRSVRWDSRAQGLLVDRSLFERELLSPGDAHGGGEGVGPTPDSFQATHFGSFVRQLNLYGFHKVPSRVGSSEPGDAGGWLHFRNPSFRRDRPDLLLHIKRLTRANRQRLAAGLEVRSRQPSRFQQLRTERPLASFPAGQPPRAVLSYQDLTAASPEGLQLPPGPSRLSAGAQESDFFLTSPKKVFASSGLLGVSSEEPGTSKFHLKRELIIPLVPIDCRCRPELTVSLRPIDHHSPSMASPEGSSCTSSEQYLPACSSSATPGTSGPSAPAGSAGFAPWTAPSWLWNTPGQEELPPPDLDMVLETLEEMFSPSAQGNINVAPESSGGQPVDRAEAEGALPGTRRCGNNSQEPEELDFHLIYLARRAALREKKDRRESL